One Salvia splendens isolate huo1 chromosome 12, SspV2, whole genome shotgun sequence genomic window carries:
- the LOC121757146 gene encoding protein LHCP TRANSLOCATION DEFECT-like, protein MASSSFPSTLQPKFSLNNSSSPPASITPHLRRHFVAGSARSIGWCNPTRLGPTCGFRTTCWFRFGKNGVDAEGAGIYGSQARDDFDRDDVEQYFNYMGMLAVEGTYDKMEALLQQKIHPVDILLLLASSEGDKPKIEELLRAGADCTVKDADGRTALDRAASDEIRDFILGFSVQKA, encoded by the exons ATGGCATCATCATCATTTCCTTCCACTCTCCAACCAAAATTCTCCCTCAATAATTCATCATCTCCACCTGCTTCCATCACTCCGCACCTGAGGCGCCACTTCGTAGCTGGCTCCGCACGAAGCATTGGATGGTGCAACCCAACCAGATTGGGCCCCACCTGCGGTTTCCGAACCACTTGctggttcaggttcggcaaaaATGGCGTCGACGCTGAAGGCGCCGGCATCTACGGCAGCCAGGCTCGCGACGACTTCGACCGCGACGACGTCGAACAG TACTTCAATTACATGGGGATGCTGGCGGTGGAGGGGACCTATGATAAGATGGAGGCTCTTCTGCAGCAGAAGATCCATCCCGTCGACATTTTGCTGCTCCTGGCCTCATCCGAAGGCGACAAGCCTAAAATCGAGGAGTTGCTGAGAGCCGGAGCTGACTGCACCGTCAAGGATGCCGACGGCCGCACCGCCTTGGATCGGGCCGCCTCCGACGAAATTAGGGATTTCATTCTAGGCTTTTCTGTTCAGAAAGCCTAA
- the LOC121757426 gene encoding uncharacterized protein LOC121757426, giving the protein MPSPQTLTFPPRIKELPYPVAIGTRGTAGSLIMREIEYFSRLQLGHNKPLHQLGNQLTGSKRESAITSVPEKKKKRASNKLIPSMCSMVEVAESKQAKTASSGFAYRSLKADVKRS; this is encoded by the coding sequence ATGCCTTCGCCTCAGACACTGACATTCCCTCCTAGGATAAAAGAGTTGCCTTATCCAGTGGCGATAGGGACAAGAGGTACCGCTGGATCACTCATCATGCGGGAGATAGAGTACTTCAGCCGTCTCCAGTTAGGCCACAACAAGCCCCTGCACCAGCTAGGCAACCAGTTGACAGGATCCAAGCGAGAGTCGGCTATTACCAGTGTTcctgagaagaagaagaagagagcaAGCAACAAGCTCATACCGAGCATGTGTTCTATGGTGGAAGTAGCGGAAAGCAAACAGGCGAAAACAGCTTCTTCCGGATTTGCTTACAGGAGTCTCAAAGCGGATGTTAAGAGGTCATAG
- the LOC121757328 gene encoding probable serine/threonine-protein kinase PBL23 translates to MFCVSCCMPQAKDTKPFQDTKTLAPIANLSLKTESIRKKYVAEEIEKLGKNNISAEIFAFHDLSVATNNFDADNLVGEGGFGRVYKGRIQGKNEDVAVKQLDRNGFQGNREFLVEVMMLSLLHHQNLVNLVGYCSEGDQRILVYEYMLHGSLEDHLLDLSPEKKPLSWDTRMKVAHGAARGLEYLHETASPPVIYRDFKASNILLDANFNPKLSDFGLAKVGPVGERPQVSTRVMGTYGYCAPEYAATGQLTTKSDVYSFGVVFLEMITGRRVIDNDRPSQEQNLIEWAQPLFKDKKKFHTMADPLLEGEYPEKSLYQALAIAAMCLQEDAPSRPLISDVVTALEFLSAE, encoded by the exons ATGTTCTGCGTTTCTTGTTGCATGCCACAAGCGAAGGACACAAAACCATTCCAGGACACAAAAACCCTTGCTCCCATTGCTAATCTATCCTTGAAAACTG AGAGCATAAGGAAAAAGTATGTAGCGGAAGAGATAGAGAAACTTGGGAAGAACAATATATCTGCCGAGATCTTCGCTTTCCACGACCTGTCTGTCGCCACGAACAACTTCGATGCCGATAATTTGGTGGGTGAAGGCGGCTTTGGGAGGGTCTACAAAGGCCGCATTCAAGGAAAAAATGAG GATGTGGCAGTGAAGCAATTAGACCGAAATGGATTCCAAGGCAACAGAGAGTTTCTGGTAGAAGTTATGATGCTGAGTCTTCTTCACCATCAAAACCTCGTAAATCTGGTCGGATACTGCTCTGAAGGCGATCAAAGAATTCTTGTTTACGAGTACATGCTCCACGGCTCATTAGAAGATCATCTCTTAG ATTTGAGCCCAGAGAAGAAGCCTCTCAGCTGGGACACCCGGATGAAAGTGGCTCACGGCGCAGCACGAGGGCTCGAGTACTTGCACGAGACCGCGAGCCCTCCGGTCATCTACCGAGACTTCAAGGCCTCCAACATACTCCTAGACGCCAACTTCAACCCTAAACTCTCGGATTTCGGGCTAGCCAAGGTCGGCCCTGTTGGAGAAAGACCCCAGGTTTCGACCCGGGTAATGGGGACGTACGGCTACTGCGCCCCTGAATACGCCGCCACGGGCCAACTCACCACCAAGTCGGACGTGTACAGTTTTGGGGTTGTGTTTCTCGAGATGATCACCGGTCGGAGAGTCATTGACAATGATAGACCTAGTCAAGAGCAGAACTTGATCGAATGG GCACAACCATTGTTTAAAGACAAGAAGAAATTCCACACGATGGCGGATCCGTTGTTGGAAGGGGAGTACCCGGAGAAGTCGTTGTACCAAGCTCTCGCGATTGCAGCGATGTGTTTGCAAGAAGATGCTCCATCGCGGCCGTTGATTTCGGACGTAGTAACTGCATTAGAATTTTTATCAGCAGAGTAA
- the LOC121757427 gene encoding chloroplastic lipocalin-like translates to SFYFQGNGSSTLCFEVIDCHVFRLRETHVIRETHAGRWFEVASLKRGFAGSGQEDCHCTQGVYTYDKDAPAIQVDTFCVHGGPDGYITGIRGKVQCLSEEDKDKTETDPENAEMIKQKCYLRFPTLPFIPKEPYDVIDTDYHLIYSRTPNPGAAFIEKYKSSLAELGYDPDKIKDTPQDCETMSNSQLAAMMSMSGMRRALTNQFPDLQLDKPLALDPFTSVTDTLKKLLELYFKQ, encoded by the exons AGTTTCTATTTTCAAGGAAACGGCTCTTCTACGTTATGTTTTGAGGTAATCGACTGTCATGTATTCCGATTAAGAGAGACACATGTCATAAGAGAGACACATGCTGGGAGATGGTTTGAAGTAGCTTCCCTTAAGCGTGGGTTTGCCGGGTCAGGTCAAGAAGATTGCCACTGTACTCAG GGCGTTTATACGTATGACAAGGACGCACCTGCAATTCAGGTCGATACATTTTGTGTTCACGGAGGTCCTGATGGTTATATTACAGGTATAAGGGGAAAGGTCCAATGCCTTTCTGAAGAAGATAAGGATAAGACTGAGACGGATCCTGAGAACGCGGAGATGATCAAACAGAAGTGTTACCTCCGTTTCCCTACTTTACCGTTCATCCCCAAGGAACCCTATGATGTAATAGACACTGATTACCATTTG ATATACTCAAGGACCCCTAACCCGGGAGCAGCATTCATAGAAAAGTACAAATCTTCACTGGCGGAGTTGGGTTACGATCCTGACAAAATCAAAGACACCCCACAAGACTGTGAGACGATGTCGAATAGTCAGCTTGCAGCGATGATGTCCATGTCTGGGATGCGACGAGCTCTCACCAACCAGTTCCCTGATCTTCAGCTAGATAAGCCTCTTGCTCTTGATCCCTTCACCAGTGTCACCGACACTCTCAAGAAGCTCCTCGAGCTTTATTTCAAGCAGTGA
- the LOC121756821 gene encoding septum-promoting GTP-binding protein 1-like has protein sequence MAIQKFHDATGKMTQLYRKIIHVNLRWSIAEKVTVLRRFFRLVWESVLVCSVRMPNSRYRRLSTRRASSTSSPPPPANPLDSAATTSSRGGYDSDGNDSDLISLKISILGDCEIGKTSFVVKYVGDEEERKSLQMKGLNLMDKTLQIRGARIAFRIWDVGGDNKSLHQVPIACKDAVAILLMFDLTSRCTLNSIIGWYSEARKWNQTAIPILIGTKFDDFVQLPPDIQWAVITQARAYAKAMKATLFFSSSTHNINVNKIFKFIMAKLFNLPWDIQRNLTVGEPIIDF, from the exons ATGGCTATTCAGAAATTCCACGACGCCACCGGAAAAATGACTCAGCTCTACCGGAAAATCATCCACGTCAACCTCCGGTGGAGCATCGCCGAGAAAGTCACCGTCCTCCGCCGCTTCTTCCGCTTAGTATGGGAGAGTGTCCTCGTCTGCTCCGTCAGGATGCCTAATTCTCGATACCGCCGCCTCTCCACCAGAAGAGCCTCCTCCacctcttctcctcctcctccggcgAATCCTCTCGATTCCGCCGCTACGACGTCGTCCAGAGGCGGATACGACAGTGACGGCAACGATTCCGATTTGATCTCGTTGAAGATCAGTATATTGGGGGATTGCGAGATTGGGAAAACTAGTTTTGTG GTGAAATATGTTGGAGAtgaggaggagaggaagagtTTGCAGATGAAGGGGCTGAATTTGATGGATAAAACACTGCAAATTAGAGGTGCAAGGATTGCTTTCAGAATTTGGGATGTTGGAG GTGACAACAAGTCATTACACCAAGTTCCAATTGCTTGCAAAGATGCTGTAGCTATTCTTCTCATGTTTGATCTCACCAGTAGATGCACTCTAAACAG TATAATTGGATGGTACAGTGAAGCAAGAAAGTGGAATCAG ACTGCAATTCCAATATTGATTGGGACTAAGTTTGATGATTTTGTGCAACTTCCACCTGATATTCAATGGGCTGTCATTACTCAG GCGCGGGCATATGCGAAGGCGATGAAAGCGACGTTGTTTTTTTCGAGCTCAACACATAACATCAATGTAAACAAGATCTTCAAGTTCATAATGGCGAAGCTCTTCAATTTGCCATGGGATATTCAAAGAAACTTGACTGTGGGTGAACCCATTATTGACTTttaa
- the LOC121757425 gene encoding uncharacterized protein LOC121757425: MVQTLEAIRGGGGSVKVGTTGKISALMSREIESASKAPSASTSVAVSASDVAPRKLNSRTSTDEASSSAAVNTKNGKYPEPVRKTKHHRTGRTHYIPMLAADNTLLDTTPVRQKPSRRAPGLVEIVDINCGNPEKTWKKPITNRLKKLGFSKLSESFG; the protein is encoded by the coding sequence ATGGTTCAGACGTTAGAAGCCATAAGGGGAGGAGGTGGATCTGTTAAAGTAGGTACAACCGGGAAAATCAGTGCTCTGATGTCTAGAGAAATAGAATCAGCATCTAAGGCGCCTTCCGCGTCTACTTCTGTTGCCGTTTCAGCCAGTGACGTTGCTCCTAGAAAACTGAACTCTAGAACATCAACAGACGAAGCAAGCAGCAGTGCTGCAGTTaataccaaaaatggtaaatacCCCGAACCAGTAAGGAAGACAAAGCATCATCGCACTGGAAGAACTCATTACATCCCAATGCTCGCAGCTGATAACACGTTGTTAGACACAACTCCTGTAAGACAAAAACCTAGCAGGAGGGCCCCTGGTTTAGTTGAAATCGTTGACATAAATTGTGGAAATCCAGAAAAGACATGGAAAAAACCAATAACAAACCGCCTAAAGAAGCTTGGGTTCTCTAAACTATCCGAAAGCTTCGGCTAA
- the LOC121759670 gene encoding zinc transporter 1-like, which translates to MSSPESITLSSLLLFALLLPQVSADCSAQGDDQSARHDQVAALRYKLAAIASILCAGAIGVSLPILGRRFAVLRPENDVFFMIKAFAAGVILATGFVHILPDAFRKLSSPCLGLNPWGEFPFAGFVAMMAAIGTLAIDTLATSFYNRSHKSKLATVVVVDDDEETENSGDVHVHTHSTHGHAHGSSASDLVRQRIVSQVLEVGVVVHSVIIGVSLGASESAATIKPLLAALSFHQFFEGIGLGGCISQAKFKSATTAIMMMFFSVTTPIGIGAGIGIASVYKENSRSALIVEGILNSASAGILVYMALVDLLAADFMNPRMQSNVRLQLGSHISLLLGAGCMSFLARWV; encoded by the exons ATGAGCTCCCCCGAATCCATAACCCTATCATCTCTCCTCCTCTTCGCTCTCCTCCTTCCACAAGTTTCCGCCGACTGCAGCGCCCAGGGCGACGACCAATCAGCGCGCCACGACCAGGTCGCCGCGCTCAGGTACAAGCTCGCCGCAATCGCTTCCATCCTCTGCGCCGGCGCAATCGGCGTCAGCCTCCCGATCCTCGGCCGCCGATTCGCCGTGCTCCGGCCGGAAAACGACGTCTTCTTCATGATCAAGGCCTTCGCGGCCGGCGTGATCCTCGCCACCGGCTTCGTCCACATCCTCCCTGACGCATTCCGCAAGCTCTCCTCCCCCTGCCTCGGCCTCAACCCGTGGGGAGAGTTCCCCTTCGCCGGATTCGTCGCGATGATGGCCGCGATCGGCACGCTCGCGATCGACACCCTCGCCACCAGCTTCTACAATCGCTCGCACAAATCGAAGCTCGCGACCGTCGTCGTCGTCGACGACGACGAGGAGACGGAAAATTCCGGCGACGTCCACGTGCACACGCATTCGACGCACGGCCACGCGCACGGATCGAGCGCGTCAGATCTAGTCCGGCAGCGCATAGTATCACAGGTTTTAGAGGTAGGGGTGGTGGTGCACTCGGTGATAATCGGAGTGTCGCTGGGGGCGTCGGAGAGCGCGGCGACGATAAAGCCGCTGCTGGCGGCGCTGTCGTTCCACCAGTTCTTCGAAGGGATAGGGCTCGGCGGTTGCATTTCTCAG GCGAAATTCAAGTCGGCAACGACGGCGATTATGATGATGTTCTTCTCGGTGACGACGCCGATAGGGATCGGAGCGGGAATTGGGATAGCGAGTGTTTATAAAGAGAACAGCCGAAGCGCTCTGATTGTGGAGGGGATATTGAATTCGGCGTCGGCGGGGATACTGGTGTACATGGCGCTGGTGGATTTGTTAGCGGCGGATTTTATGAACCCTAGGATGCAGAGTAATGTTAGGCTGCAGTTGGGATCACACATTTCGCTTCTACTTGGTGCTGGTTGTATGTCTTTTTTGGCTAGATGGGTTTGA